One window from the genome of Gadus morhua chromosome 16, gadMor3.0, whole genome shotgun sequence encodes:
- the LOC115528787 gene encoding zinc finger MYM-type protein 1-like — MTSWKELETRLEKGQTIDKMEMALLQAERRRWRDVLTRLVAIIQSLAERNIPMRGSSDRLYQPNNGNFLKEVELMARFDPVLKQHVADVERGARHATYLSKDIQNELIDCIGEKIVHYMLREIKLAKYYSIILDCTPDLSHVEQLSVIVRIVAADDTDTPKIKEHFMGFLEVESSTGESLSNLILKRLEEFNLPFEDCRGQSYDNGANMKGKVKGVQARLLKKNPRALFVPCGAHTLNLVVADAAKSSTDALSYFGYLQRIFTLFSASTQRWAILKHHVQTTVKSWSDTRWESRISSVQAVRFQTAEVRDALLEVREKATDSMVITEAQSLAEEVGSYRFTICSIVWYDMLAKIHHVSKALQSVSMQLDVALNLLRKTVDSLVSYRSTGFASAQVSARDLCEEINVDTVLKQKRLRKTKRQFSYESPDEPEGDALKKLEISFFNVIVDASVTSLQERFKLLGDVQDKFGVLINFPNLTEEELAQECETLSNTLSQGDHKDFDGRELALELNNFQALPKAGMTTMEILNHLKEKKLEEVFPNMWVALRIAVTLPVTVASAERSFSKLKLLKTYLRSTMSQERLNGLALMSVNQEVSSQISFDDTINTFAIRKSRIVKF, encoded by the coding sequence ATGACCTCATGGAAGGAACTGGAGACTCGACTTGAAAAGGGCCAAACAATTGACAAAATGGAAATGGCACTCCTTCAAGCtgaaaggaggaggtggcgtGATGTGCTGACCAGGTTGGTCGCCATAATACAGTCTTTGGCCGAGCGAAATATTCCCATGCGGGGGAGCTCAGACAGACTATACCAGCCAAATAATGGGAACTTCCTTAAGGAAGTTGAGCTCATGGCCAGGTTTGACCCAGTTCTCAAACAACATGTTGCTGATGTGGAGAGAGGAGCCAGGCATGCAACATACTTGTCAAAGGATATTCAAAATGAACTAATTGATTGCATTGGTGAAAAAATTGTTCACTATATGTTAAGGGAGATAAAGCTGGCCAAATACTATTCCATTATTTTGGATTGCACCCCAGACCTCAGCCACGTAGAGCAGTTGTCGGTTATAGTTAGAATTGTTGCAGCAGACGACACCGACaccccaaaaataaaagaacatttCATGGGGTTCCTTGAAGTTGAATCATCCACGGGAGAAAGCCTCTCCAACCTCATTCTGAAGAGACTAGAAGAGTTCAACCTTCCCTTCGAAGACTGCCGGGGACAGTCTTACGACAACGGCGCAAATATGAagggaaaggtcaaaggtgtCCAAGCTAGACTTCTGAAAAAAAATCCAAGAGCTTTATTCGTCCCGTGCGGAGCACATACTTTAAATCTTGTTGTTGCGGATGCAGCAAAAAGTTCTACGGATGCACTCAGTTATTTTGGCTACCTACAAAGAATTTTTACACTATTCTCTGCCTCCACACAAAGGTGGGCCATCCTAAAGCACCACGTCCAAACAACTGTGAAATCCTGGTCAGATACAAGATGGGAAAGTCGAATTAGCAGTGTGCAGGCTGTGAGATTCCAGACAGCGGAGGTGAGGGATGCCCTTCTTGAGGTCAGGGAGAAAGCCACTGACTCAATGGTAATAACTGAAGCACAGTCTTTGGCTGAAGAAGTTGGGTCATACCGCTTCACCATTTGTAGCATTGTGTGGTATGACATGCTGGCCAAAATACATCATGTCAGCAAAGCATTGCAGTCTGTGTCAATGCAGCTGGATGTGGCTCTGAATCTCCTGAGGAAAACAGTAGACTCTCTGGTGAGCTATAGAAGCACTGGGTTCGCTTCTGCTCAGGTATCCGCAAGAGATCTCTGTGAGGAGATCAATGTGGACACCGTCCTAAAGCAGAAGAGGctgagaaaaacaaagagacagtTCTCTTATGAATCCCCTGATGAGCCAGAAGGAGACGCACTTAAGAAATTAGAAATTTCCTTCTTCAATGTTATTGTCGATGCGTCGGTAACATCACTGCAAGAACGCTTCAAGCTTTTGGGTGATGTTCAGGACAAGTTTGGAGTGTTAATTAACTTCCCTAATTTGACAGAGGAAGAACTCGCCCAGGAGTGCGAAACCCTCAGCAACACTCTGAGCCAAGGTGACCATAAAGACTTTGACGGGAGGGAACTGGCACTTGAGTTGAACAATTTCCAAGCATTGCCAAAAGCCGGCATGACGACAATGGAAATTCTAAATCACTTAAAAGAGAAGAAACTTGAAGAAGTTTTCCCAAATATGTGGGTGGCCCTAAGAATTGCTGTCACATTACCTGTGACTGTAGCTTCTGCTGAAAGAAGCTTCTCAAAATTAAAATTACTGAAGACCTACCTAAGGTCAACGATGAGTCAAGAACGCCTCAATGGGCTTGCACTGATGAGCGTCAACCAAGAGGTCTCAAGTCAGATATCATTTGATGATACCATCAACACATTTGCCATTAGGAAGTCTAGAATTGTCAAATTCTAA
- the LOC115560647 gene encoding uncharacterized protein LOC115560647, translating to MPTDSNCGAGGESVKQQQGPRGNLPDIRLNIQRPILADQTNVLTSGSFVPIEANVIQRTPGPNRLSKKNLKRSAGVVVAIPCSPLAIEQLQIPYKKARKDATHNGLTPENITQVIQAVINPQIAPHGAAWTDPKHCVIGDVEVYVPESPTDTVTVQPDGTIQHAHGDPQCAPPPELTADDWAGLDDISSWTSSLLEHIDFTPAQWIDSPATSVEATTSAEPVQHHQPADPASGPLQAVQDPISEPPCTVSPIAHEVAVPRLPAGPAIAVDEHHAGVQGDKWRKQFADKLAVLTASVDVNSLGIARQRKLGVEAGKRVDSIYQKLEEQTKKSFTALRAEIARDRMIAESPNTETSNGRAIVALQRKHLDAVAAVRVNTQGIERINAQEGLRAAKTARKFWLMQSASEANVKAYRAMSTEMSVINDTLAKLTMNAII from the exons atgccgactgact CGAATTGCGGTGCCGGAGGCGAGAGcgtgaaacagcagcagggtccacgtggaa ATTTGCCTGATATTCGGCTCAACATTCAAAGACCGATTCtagcagaccagactaatgtgctgacaagcggtagttttg TACCTATCGAGGCCAATGTCATTCAGCGAACCCCCGGACCAAATCGACTGTCCAAGAAGAATTTGAAAAGATCGGCGGGGGTAGTGGTGGCCATACCCTGTTCACCACTGGCCATAGAACAGCTacaaattccttataaaaaggctcGCAAGGATGCCACACATAATGGTTTAACTCCGGAGAATATTACCCAGGTTATACAGGCAGTCATAAATCCGCAAATTGCGCCACATGGAGCGGCATGGACTGATCCCAAACACTGTGTGATCGGGGACGTGGAGGTGTATGTGCCTGAGTCGCCTACAGATACCGTCACTGTGCAACCGGATGGGACTATACAACACG CCCATGGAGATCCCCAGTGTGCGCCACCACCAGAGCTGACCGCCGACGATTGGGCTGGTCTTGACGACATCTCGTCCTGGACTTCATCGTTGTTGGAACATATCGACTTCACTCCTGCGCAGTGGATCGACTCTCCAGCTACATCCGTAGAGGCTACCACCAGTGCAGAGCCTGTACAACACCATCAGCCTGCAGATCCTGCATCTGGACCCCTACAAGCCGTTCAAGACCCTATCAGCGAACCCCCGTGCACCGTGAGTCCCATCGCTCATGAGGTAGCGGTGCCGAGGCTACCAGCCGGTCCCGCAATTGCTGTTGATGAACACCATGCAGGGGTGCAAGGTGATAAATGGCGTAAACAATTTGCTGATAAACTAGCTGTGTTAACTGCGTCGGTAGATGTAAACTCCTTAGGCATTGCTCGTCAGCGTAAACTGGGGGTGGAGGCTGGTAAACGTGTTGACAGTATATATCAGAAGCTCGAAGAACAGACGAAGAAGTCCTTCACGGCTCTCAGGGCCGAGATTGCGCGTGATCGTATGATTGCTGAATCCCCAAACACTGAGACCAGTAATGGTCGTGCTATCGTTGCCCTTCAGCGTAAGCATTTGGATGCCGTGGCAGCTGTGCGTGTCAACACGCAGGGTATAGAGAGAATTAACGCGCAAGAGGGGTTAAGAGCTGCTAAAACCGCTCGAAAATTCTGGTTAATGCAATCTGCTAGCGAAGCCAACGTCAAGGCCTATCGGGCAATGAGTACCGAGATGTCTGTGATTAATGACACACTAGCAAAGCTTACGATGAATGCTATTATTtga